In Carya illinoinensis cultivar Pawnee chromosome 16, C.illinoinensisPawnee_v1, whole genome shotgun sequence, a single window of DNA contains:
- the LOC122299838 gene encoding amino acid permease 3-like has product MKKAIKFSFAFITFFYMVCGYLGYAAFGESTPRNLLSGFGFYNPYWLLDIAHVAVSLGCVAAYQVNSRALFALIEDAATHERFTREAINPIPSGRPDLYRRTIFVTIITVISMFLRYSLEDVARLTGILGFWPLTVYVPVRMYIAKKKITRRSAKWVFLQILSLALLIINIAAVVGYIAGVVLNLQTHKLFKEN; this is encoded by the coding sequence ATGAAGAAGGCCATTAAATTCAGCTTTGCATTCATAACCTTTTTCTACATGGTTTGTGGCTATTTGGGTTATGCTGCATTTGGAGAGAGCACGCCCAGAAACCTCCTTTCTGGATTCGGCTTCTATAACCCATATTGGCTGCTGGACATAGCACATGTTGCCGTGTCTCTCGGATGTGTTGCTGCGTACCAAGTTAATTCCCGAGCACTCTTTGCCTTGATTGAGGATGCTGCAACACATGAAAGATTCACAAGAGAGGCCATAAACCCAATCCCGAGTGGCCGCCCAGATCTCTACCGTAGAACAATTTTTGTGACGATAATTACTGTGATATCAATGTTTCTGAGGTACTCCTTGGAAGACGTGGCTAGACTTACTGGGATTTTAGGGTTTTGGCCTCTCACTGTTTACGTGCCTGTGCGGATGTATATAGCTAAAAAGAAGATAACAAGACGGAGCGCAAAATGGGTTTTCCTTCAAATCCTGAGCCTGGCGctcctcatcatcaacattgCTGCTGTGGTAGGCTACATTGCTGGGGTGGTTCTTAATCTCCAGACTCACAAGCTCTTCAAGGAAAACTAG